The following proteins are encoded in a genomic region of Periophthalmus magnuspinnatus isolate fPerMag1 chromosome 23, fPerMag1.2.pri, whole genome shotgun sequence:
- the LOC117392094 gene encoding uncharacterized protein KIAA2026-like, translating into MDQSSVTDEISADSTDQAQALDISNPKWTTSVLPEDHSDGSHGAETLHCHDDSGGVFTEDDHFALSNDGMSEFSNSDISLPEVCISSNTNSVKEEINYEVQQAYRIFSEFLTEKHKVMTSPFWNPTVNQDEETQCGSGGVCNRYPVNVRQSMCLHRMEEKFIHQEYETITEFVADFRLMLENCYRYHGVDHWLSKQAQKLEIMLEQKLTLLSRKLREKTTLVVTSKGRFGVGEEPASSSSTRRRHTRSIKTLTVGGHESIMVQTLRVEEQQRAREEKKQRELEKKEAEEISAKEMDEWEQNLLSQAFPHNVETLWELPAIGHFLCLAQSALNLPEIVFFELERCLLMPRCSILLSKIMSSLLCQPQRRSTLHRRPVLPYRRWESELRQRVRTWFQSVGSSHDQTARAEHLGLCHQFFSVLGKSSPLEAKAFHMLPFYQRVWLLKGLCDHVYETQRDIQMAVLAQPIHECRESILGYDSKENAYIHFPHFCGADLRIYRQSPSAPPNFPFPSVLVEKVELLHRLEEEMPSVTKSSSDVYRDSFDDKTVKEELYKTYKVETIESDVDRCRSWRPKPREHIQISNDEDSGDECKVEPHTNSSPIKGLIRKHILTEEKSEFDLKSKRLKNEMGSLCPLQRSESTHKLCLSDEEHCYTGRSPTGSVTGSPLRKLSIETSAVLGDQRQRCCKNRNSPVKIEPCQSCCGSSELHRTQMSTEHTRTFCEKDVNDKISTKNKKWRKKKERELLSRVKPEQRQPVDRRRCRAKTPKPSESNTAIKRKNKKRKRAESKAPTLSKKINEPHPGPSFKLICTNLDDLRELINKTEDELDDLESTKRKMSLWYGRRESVKDLHSTLIRLLNELTPWEPKLIKAHQRNRLRLKKEFEVFRSHPDYSNFVREESMSSSSSSSSSDNEGELGLLFEQCHQSGHVDPEHVLPRGLGGTVKDLSTEPSADVPVTHKSHNCPKQLLSGNLDYSLKNTNRSELNHQSSDSFSSQKQTIPLSKPSVLHSVSGQPKSYTPIPTLLAKSVGNKVTLMKQPADHLEIDSKGTVVSTGDTNLSKLNCSSGPPQNSSQKQVSYTVHKEQNPLVGTSSSNLKCKEMEPQQVVFLNPNILHSTDKEVTLSQQQSKDIISSEIDSTLCTSTNVAGFTIPESGTLVQQVPPSKNTGLTEASVCSSNIHSFFRSQPSAISNARSKVTQHCDVQPSAPQCSLHDITAPLSISKSTDSKQELKTVCIRESQSILVTTRGGNTGIVKVQKSTDHTVGFSKGPVITISPQFQALLVSKTSSVFSPNTGQSGSVSTASTGPTVQTGPETPSVSLNQEVSKYSSTTKTQGLTGSSVYTSTSNCGKTAVSCPLTVVKNANPALSNFITPPSLTAAELINQPRLNQTHADNGSHVAKFILISPPSAQDVKVSCTKTLPTSSMFLNQQTTTAKSPLIPVQCANTKQPTVGATQAMTSSASSSPLGVQTSSVNSVSVPKDKGSFLFSGTSTDPVKFPCVIATTIPQNTQSSTKCCDTKEVVTTTAQTVFTNSNGISTSPAPATSRSSLKHLGFSSITVNSQPRNVTCPSTKSLSADISKNLMWSSNSKVHPTTSQTTPSPISALSLKHKPLKNLSVSNATGHFDKTSLSPPLCFPRPEDSSDMPRSTEVPDIAKGLLTKPTTTSSQTSLTNSVQRQIVINTSTRLAGGTRIVLNNAHFVVPPQGLGPGSHVLVISGHAPQVPGSSVKTEETVPLQGVNKGQVLLQPSARLPGLPAIRSSYVACTPAVSCAGQAPSPIITAPRIHSPNNAVVVNQIDTAANSPFLQTANTGRPTEGASIVSTFPSLLPVVSSVLTSASAVGSSFRSECLTTSTASVGLSLPNLPPPVLSSAVFIQPIKTDPAHLLRAASTPCSQGLPSPAQMNKGLSISVASPVPSQHQTIRVASISSSTSTALMHMGLGSLAVKKQEHTAAHPVSTIAQTHSVPPAASPGTRTLPCSGGNVKGESNSGTCDTAARSLPHRKSPTHCPVIVTNPAMEKHLEQTSFLEMHCPVTSELLISPDASVLSSGQCKATSTLPETPSGLLISAAALQTEDLPSQPSQMDSKFDN; encoded by the exons ATGGATCAATCCTCAGTGACAGATGAAATATCTGCTGACAGTACTGACCAAGCTCAAGCTCTGGACATTTCAAACCCCAAATGGACCACAAGTGTCCTCCCTGAAGATCACAGTGATGGGAGCCACGGAGCTGAGACTTTACACTGTCATGATGACAGTGGAGGTGTTTTTACTGAGGACGACCACTTTGCACTCAGCAACGACGGCATGTCCGAGTTCTCAAATAGTGACATCTCGCTGCCAGAAGTCTGTATTTCTTCAAACACCAATTCTGTTAAAGAAGAAATTAACTATGAGGTCCAGCAAGCCTATAGAATATTCAGTGAATTCctcacagagaaacacaaagtcATGACCAGCCCATTCTGGAATCCAACAGTAAATCAGGACGAGGAAACACAATGTGGCTCAGGAGGGGTCTGTAACAGGTACCCGGTTAATGTCAGACAGTCCATGTGCCTACACAGAATGGAAGAAAAGTTTATCCATCAAGAATATGAGACCATTACAGAGTTTGTCGCGGACTTCAGACTAATGTTGGAGAACTGTTATCGCTACCATGGCGTTGATCATTGGCTGTCGAAACAGGCACAGAAATTGGAAATAATGCTAGAGCAAAAGTTAACACTACTTTCCAG GAAATTGCGTGAAAAAACAACTCTTGTTGTGACGTCAAAAGGACGGTTTGGTGTTGGAGAGGAACCAGCGTCCTCATCGTCCACGAGGCGGAGACACACTCGGAGTATAAAAACACTGACAGTCGGTGGACATGAGTCTATTATGGTACAAACTTTGAGGGTGGAAGAGCAGCAAAGGGCCAGGGAAGAGAAAAA ACAGCGTGAACTTGAGAAGAAAGAGGCAGAAGAAATATCAGCCAAAGAGATGGATGAGTGGGAGCAGAACTTGTTGTCTCAGGCTTTCCCTCACAATGTGGAGACACTTTGGGAGCTGCCAGCGATtggacactttctctgtttGGCTCAGAGTGCACTTAACCTCCCGGAGATCGTCTTTTTTGAGCTGGAGCGGTGTCTCCTGATGCCTCGCTGCAGCATTCTCTTGTCCAAAATTATGTCTTCCTTGCTTTGTCAACCACAGAGGAGGTCCACTTTGCACCGTCGCCCAGTTCTGCCATACAGACGCTGGGAGTCCGAGCTCAGGCAAAGGGTTAGGACTTGGTTTCAGTCTGTGGGTTCGTCTCATGATCAGACGGCTCGCGCTGAGCACCTTGGTTTGTGCCATCAGTTTTTTAGTGTCCTTGGAAAAAGCAGCCCTTTGGAGGCTAAAGCCTTTCACATGCTGCCCTTTTACCAGCGTGTTTGGCTTCTCAAGGGCTTGTGTGACCATGTGTATGAAACACAGAGGGATATACAAATGGCTGTTCTGGCCCAGCCCATTCATGAATGTAGGGAGTCCATTTTGGGTTATGACAGCAAAGAGAATGCCTATATACACTTTCCACACTTTTGTGGAGCAGATCTGAGGATTTACCGTCAAAGTCCCAGTGCACCCCCAAACTTTCCCTTTCCTTCAGTTTTGGTGGAAAAGGTTGAATTACTGCACAGATTAGAGGAAGAGATGCCTTCTGTCACTAAAAGCAGTAGTGACGTTTATAGGGACAGTTTTGATGATAAAACAGTTAAAGAGGAACTGTACAAAACATATAAAGTAGAAACTATTGAATCAGATGTGGACAGATGCCGTTCTTGGCGACCAAAACCAAGGGAGCACATTCAAATATCAAACGACGAAGACTCTGGTGATGAATGTAAAGTGGAGCCACACACTAACTCTTCACCAATTAAAGGACTTattagaaaacacattttaacagagGAAAAATCTGAGTTTGATCTTAAATCTAAAAGACTAAAGAATGAAATGGGCAGTTTGTGTCCATTACAAAGAAGTGAGTCCACGCACAAGCTTTGTCTCAGTGATGAGGAACACTGCTATACAGGAAGGTCACCCACAGGCTCCGTAACCGGGTCCCCATTACGAAAACTAAGTATTGAAACAAGTGCTGTACTAGGAGACCAAAGACAACGTTGctgtaaaaacagaaacagtccTGTGAAGATTGAGCCGTGTCAAAGCTGCTGTGGATCCTCAGAGCTCCACAGAACGCAGATGTCCACAGAACACACTCGAACGTTTTGTGAGAAGGACGTGAATGACAAAATCTCGACAAAGAACAAAAAGTGGAGAAAAAAGAAGGAACGAGAACTGCTTTCACGCGTAAAACCTGAGCAGAGGCAGCCAGTAGACAGGAGGCGCTGTCGTGCTAAAACTCCCAAGCCTTCAGAGTCAAACACTGCTATCAAGAGGAAAAACAAGAAGAGAAAACGCGCAGAAA GTAAAGCTCCTACTCTCTCCAAGAAAATAAACGAGCCACATCCTGGACCATCTTTTAAG TTGATATGCACCAACCTCGATGATTTACGAGAGTTAATTAATAAGACCGAGGATGAGCTTGACGATCTAGAGAGCACAAAGAGGAAAATg AGTCTGTGGTACGGCAGACGAGAATCAGTCAAAGATCTTCACAGCACATTGATCAGATTACTGAATGAGCTCACTCCCTGGGAACCGAAACTAATCAAAGCACATCAACGAAACAG GCTACGTTTAAAGAAGGAATTTGAGGTCTTCAGAAGTCATCCAGATTATAGCAACTTTGTGCGTGAGGAGTCCatgtcttcttcttcatcatcgtcatcatcagaTAATGAAGGAGAACTGGGTTTGCTGTTTGAACAATGCCATCAATCAGGACATGTAGATCCAGAACACGTACTTCCCCGGGGACTTGGAG GAACTGTAAAGGATTTGTCCACTGAGCCGTCTGCAGATGTTCCTGTGACTCACAAAAGTCATAATTGCCCAAAGCAGCTTCTGTCTGGCAACTTGGATTACTCCCTTAAGAATACAAATAGATCTGAGCTAAATCATCAATCCAGTGATTCCTTCTCTTCTCAGAAACAAACCATTCCATTGTCAAAACCGAGTGTCCTCCATTCTGTAAGTGGACAACCCAAAAGCTACACACCCATCCCGACCCTACTGGCCAAAAGTGTTGGGAACAAAGTGACTTTAATGAAACAGCCGGCTGATCATCTAGAAATCGACAGTAAAGGAACTGTGGTCTCCACTGGAGACACCAATCTGTCCAAGTTGAACTGTTCATCTGGTCCTCCGCAGAATTCTTCACAAAAACAAGTCTCTTACACTGTTCATAAAGAACAGAATCCTCTTGTTGGCACCTCCAGCTCAAATCTGAAATGTAAAGAAATGGAACCACAGCAAGTTGTATTTCTGAATCCGAATATCCTCCACAGTACAGATAAAGAAGTGACTTTATCACAGCAGCAGTCTAAAGACATCATTTCAAGTGAAATAGATTCTACGTTATGCACATCTACCAATGTGGCTGGTTTTACCATTCCTGAAAGTGGAACCCTTGTTCAGCAAGTGCCTCCCTCAAAAAATACTGGACTGACAGAGGCCAGTGTTTGTTCCAGTAATATTCACAGTTTCTTCAGGTCACAACCGAGTGCAATTAGTAATGCAAGGTCCAAAGTGACACAGCATTGTGATGTTCAGCCTAGTGCACCTCAGTGTTCCCTTCATGATATCACTGCTCCTTTGAGTATTTCAAAGTCTACAGACTCTAAACAAGAACTGAAGACTGTGTGTATCAGAGAATCACAGTCAATCCTTGTCACAACCAGAGGAGGCAACACAGGGATTGTCAAAGTACAAAAATCTACAGATCACACTGTTGGTTTTTCCAAAGGTCCAGTCATAACAATTTCACCTCAGTTCCAAGCCTTACTTGTTTCCAAAACGTCCTCTGTTTTTTCTCCTAATACTGGTCAGTCTGGCTCAGTATCAACAGCAAGTACTGGGCCAACAGTCCAAACAGGTCCTGAAACACCCAGTGTCTCCCTCAATCAAGAAGTGAGCAAGTATTCAAGTACTACAAAGACTCAAGGACTCACTGGTTCAAGTGTCTACACATCCACATCAAACTGTGGCAAAACTGCAGTGTCATGTCCTCTGACTGTGGTGAAAAATGCCAACCCAGCACTCAGTAACTTTATTACACCCcccagtctgacagcagcagagctcATCAACCAGCCTCGTCTCAATCAAACACATGCAGATAATGGATCACATGTTGCCAAATTCATTTTAATCAGCCCGCCTTCTGCCCAGGATGTCAAAGTTTCTTGCACCAAAACACTTCCCACTTCGTCCATGTTTCTAAACCAGCAAACCACTACAGCAAAGTCACCTCTGATCCCTGTACAATGTGCCAACACGAAGCAGCCTACGGTAGGAGCAACACAAGCCATGACTTCATCAGCTTCATCCTCTCCACTGGGTGTCCAGACGAGCTCTGTCAACTCTGTCTCCGTCCCCAAGGACAAGGGTTCTTTTCTATTTTCag GAACCTCTACAGATCCTGTCAAGTTCCCGTGCGTGATTGCCACCACCATCCCACAGAACACACAATCATCAACCAAATGCTGCGATACAAAAGAAGTAGTAACAACTACAGCACAAACTGTCTTCACAAATTCAAATGGAATTTCCacttctcctgctcctgccaCATCACGTTCAAGCTTAAAGCACCTGGGCTTTTCTTCCATAACTGTGAATTCTCAACCAAGAAATGTAACTTGTCCTAGCACCAAGTCTTTGTCAGCAGATATTTCTAAGAACTTAATGTGGTCCAGCAACTCAAAAGTTCATCCCACAACATCGCAAACCACCCCAAGTCCAATCTCAGCTCTGAGCCTAAAACACAAGCCTCTAAAAAACCTGTCTGTGTCAAATGCAACTGGACATTTCGACAAAACCTCTTTATCGCCACCACTTTGTTTCCCTAGACCTGAAGATTCTTCTGACATGCCCAGATCGACTGAAGTCCCTGATATTGCCAAAGGTTTATTAACTAAACCTACAACTACGTCATCACAAACATCTCTTACAAACTCAGTCCAAAGGCAAATAGTTATCAACACTTCAACGCGCCTAGCAGGCGGGACACGTATTGTTCTAAATAATGCTCATTTTGTGGTCCCACCCCAAGGTTTAGGTCCAGGCAGCCACGTTCTTGTCATTTCAGGTCATGCACCACAAGTGCCTGGTTCAAGTGTTAAAACAGAAGAGACTGTACCACTTCAAGGAgtaaacaaaggccaggtgCTGCTCCAGCCCTCAGCCAGGCTGCCTGGTTTACCAGCTATTAGATCTTCTTATGTAGCATGCACACCAGCTGTTTCCTGCGCAGGACAAGCTCCTAGTCCCATAATCACAGCACCCAGAATACACAGCCCAAACAATGCAGTGGTAGTTAATCAAATTGACACAGCAGCAAATTCTCCATTTTTGCAGACTGCTAACACTGGAAGACCAACAGAAGGAGCCTCCATAGTGTCCACTTTTCCAAGTCTACTGCCCGTGGTTTCCTCTGTGTTGACCAGTGCGTCTGCTGTCGGCTCATCCTTCAGATCTGAATGTTTGACGACCTCTACGGCTTCAGTGGGCCTCTCTTTGCCCAATTTACCACCACCGGTATTATCATCTGCTGTTTTTATCCAACCGATTAAAACCGATCCTGCACATCTGCTCAGAGCTGCGTCCACTCCGTGCTCACAGGGTTTGCCGTCTCCCGCTCAGATGAATAAAGGTCTGTCCATATCCGTAGCTTCACCAGTCCCATCCCAGCATCAAACCATAAGAGTTGCATCCATTTCTAGCTCTACGTCGACTGCTTTAATGCACATGGGACTCGGCAGCTTAGCAGttaaaaaacaagaacataCAGCGGCACATCCAGTCTCAACGATTGCACAAACTCACAGCGTCCCACCAGCTGCGAGCCCAGGGACACGGACGCTGCCATGTTCTGGAGGGAATGTGAAAGGTGAATCGAACAGCGGCACATGTGACACTGCAGCTCGCTCACTCCCTCACAGGAAAAGTCCCACTCACTGTCCTGTCATTGTGACCAATCCGGCAATGGAAAAGCACTTAGAGCAGACTTCATTCTTAGAGATGCACTGTCCCGTAACGTCGGAGCTGCTGATTAGCCCTGATGCCTCTGTTTTGAGTTCAGGTCAGTGCAAGGCCACGTCCACTTTGCCAGAAACGCCATCTGGACTCTTGATTTCAGCTGCTGCACTTCAGACTGAGGATTTGCCGTCACAACCTTCACAGATGGACTCTAAATTTGACAATTAA